The sequence aaacaggggaattCAAaaaatcccgaggtacacccaaatgcgaagcaaaataagaagacgcATGGTGATTGTGGTGACCTGCTGCTGTAGTGATTGTGGAAGAGAGAATGAAGtgaaaaaatggagaaaataaaGTTGGTTGAGAAAGATACAATAGATGATAAGGGTAAAAcagattgagaagaagaagagggagacatGGTGCTCAGGGATAGAAAGGGTAGTGTaagtgaggaacctggttccttacaAAAGCAAAAGGTTGAGCCATTAGGTTTGGAGGTAGAAGATGTTGAAATCTCAAAAGGTGTTGTAAGGTAGAGTGTTGACTCTGATATTGCTGAAAAATGGAGGAACCTCTCGACATTGTTGAgttctaaaaattggaatcacCTCTTTGTTCCTACAAGTCCCAATGTTTCtaaagaagaagtaaaaactTCTATGTTTTATGTGATACTATGATGCTATATGTGCATGGTACTGAGTCTGTTCTTGATGAGACAAAGCTTGGGGAGATTCTTGGTGCGCTGATTAATGGTTCAACATACTCAGATAGGTTGAGAACCTGGTCCTCGAGGACCCTCAGCAGAATAAAATGTTAAGTTGAAGGGTGAGAATGAAAGATTCGAGGAAATAAGTGAAGGAACTGAGAAAGCAGATGATCATTGATCAAAGGAGAGTAAATAAACAAACGGACAAGCTCATCAAAGCCTTAGCCCCTTACTTTTCTTCCTGCCCAGTGATCCATGTCCTTCACTCCTTCCAAATTCCCTTGAATTCTTACCTTCTTTTGATCCCTatatttgatgacattggtacttcagttgtttaaattgtcatattATGTATTGTTGAAGCTACTGTGCTTTTATCATAATTACTCCACTATGGGCAATCACTCTATTTTGTGCACTGACCTTCATTTGTTATTCTTGTTATTGTTTATGTTGTGTTGCCCAAGTGGCCTGAGTTAATGTTGCTGAACTTCTTTTTGGTAGTacttcttctgttattcttttcgatgatgccaaaagggggaagtaaTATAGGTGTCCACATGGGGGATGAACAAAATCGAATTGACATGTGTGTTGTGCATGAAAGATGGCTCTGCTTCGCAGGAGGAACTTTGTTGATGGCTGTGCTTCGCAGGGGGAACGTACTGATAATATGTTGATTATAGGTCTGATCCGCAGGGAAACATGTTAGGAATCCGGTTCTCAAGAGGAATAATAATTTtaggtttgtcatcatcaaaaggggggAAATTGATCTAAGTTACTctatgttatgttttgatgatgacaaacgtTCTCAACATACTGGGTACGGACCGAATGTGATCAGTGCAGATAAGGAACCTAATTCTCAGGGGGAATAATGCTAGGTTTGTCATTCATCAAGAGGGGAGAAATTGATAAGCTATGgtactttgagttttgatgatttgccaaacagtCTTGAGGAACCAGTTGTGATCAGTTCCTTAGGTTCGGTTCTCATGAGGAATATGGCTGATTCATAGGGGGAACAATGTGGAGATCTGGTTCTCAGGGGaaatatcaattctaagtttttcgtcatcaaaaagggggaaattgataggttttcaatatcttttccttgtgttttgatgatctaacaaacttaatgtcaagaaccagataggaaACCTGACTCACTTGGATTACACTGCAGCTAACGGATTCCAACCAAATGTGAACTTGCTACAACTTCAGGAGGTAAGAACCCATACAAGGACCTGATACTCTTGTGAGTTCCTCACGGCAATACAAAGAcaattggacacagctggaaacGAAAATTCTGCCGCACTGCACTGTTTCCAGCGCCCACTCATTCTCTGATCAACTAAAGTACAATGATTCAAGTTACTCAACTTAAACAATCTGGGCAGTGTGCACAAGTACCAGATCAGGAACTTGATCCCTTGGTGCTCCCCTGACAGAAGtgcaagtcaactatacagctggatcgcaactgcagaaagtgactgtcCGCAACTgtataaagaggaacacaacatgGACCTGatcccttagggttctctaacAGAAGTACACTTCAACTATACAGCTAGAACGCAACTGAGTGACTGTCCGCAACtgtacaaagaggaacacaacagggacatggtctcttagggttctctgacagaagtacaaagtcaactacagctggaaagcaactgcagaaagtgactgcctaCAACAGTACAGCAGATAGAGCAACAGATAGTGCATCAGTCACTTTCCATTGAGATTGGACATCACCATTGTGAATTGACATCACGAAGGTAATGTCTTGTGTAGTATAAACCTCATACAAGGCACAATATTATGGTTCAACACTTgcaaaatcagaaaaggaaaatattctctcaagtgtTCCAGAACCtatctcaagaacaaagctgctgcaAACTTAAGGACCTGATCCGAGATTgatgatatcttaagtccttagagttgttgagtctttgttatgtgttcttcattgtaactgcTACCTAGCTTTCTTAGAAGCGTTGATTAGGTTGAGTCATAAGAAAAATCCTTTGTAACTGTAGTGTGACAAAGTGGTTTGTGGTGGAAacatcacaagttagtcaaagcctttgtaactgtagcttgacaaagtggcttgtagtGGAAATACCATGAGTTAGTCAaattctttgtaactaggatagttatagagtggcttgtgACGAGAGCATCACAATttagttgaagtctttgcaatagaGTTATTGTAAAATGGCGtgtaatagggagattgcaaattagtaaagttaaaagcctacaggtgtaggtcgtggttttttgatccccttgtgtgggatttttccacgtaaaaattctCGGCCTTATTTACGTACTGTTTTATTAGCATTCACAACAGAACCCGAtaaaggaccaggtactctactatttGGTGGATTCACACAAACTTAGCACTGTAccaaactgatataggaccagatcgctatacagtttggttcattagtattttcagaggaaacaaatAGAGAACtcggttctctatacagtctggtgGACGCACAGTTTCTAACATCACTGACCCAAAGAAGATTCTAGCTGTCCAAAACTGGCCTGTGCCTACTATTGTGAAGCAACTAAGAGGTTTCCTTGGCCTTGCTGGGGTACTATAGGAAGTTTATCATGAATTATAGTCTTATCAGTCGACCTCTCACAGAGTTGCTTAAGGAAGATAACTTCAATTGGTCCACCAGTGCTGAACAAACCTTCATTACCTTGAAGAGTGCATTAAGTGTTGCTTATGTGTTGGCTTTGCCCAACTATTCTGCTTCTTTTTTGGTAGAAATTGATGCTAGTGGTACATGTATTGGGGTTGTGCTCATGCAAGAGAGTCATCATGTGGCATTCATTAGCAAGGGCTTGGCTCCTAGGCATGCTGCTCTTTCTGTCTATGAGAAGGAGCTCTTGTCTCTTGTTTTTGTTGTGAGCAAGTGGTCACACTATCTTATGGGTCAACAATTCATTATAAAGACCGACCAGAAAGCCTTAAAGTATCTCCTAAAATAGAAGATCTATATAAACTCTCAAATCAAGTGGATTGCCAAACTTTTACCCTTTGACTTTGAGATCCAATATAAGAAGAGCAATGAGAACATAGCTGCTGACTCCTTGTCAAGAGTTCAAGGAGCTGAGTTGATATCCTTACTTATTTCTTCTGTCTCTACTGATTTATTGGAAGAGATTACTGCAGTTGgtcttttaattcttacttccatACCTTGATTTGGTCTTTACAGTAGACTTCTCAGAAGCATTTTACTTGGATCAATAATCAACTTCGAAGGAAAGGAAGTTGGTGATAGGGAATGCTGCTGCTTTAAGATCTAAGTTGCTCACTGGTGATAGGGAATGCTGCTGCTTAAGATCTAAGCTGCTCACTTTATGGCATTCCACTTTAGCTGGTGGCCATTCTGGCTTAGATGCCACTACTAGGAAGGTGTTAACCTATCTCTATAGGAAGGGCATAAGGAAGGGCATTGCAACCTTCATTCAGAACTATACTACCTGCCAAAGAAATAAGTATGATACCTCTATTTCTCCTGGTCTTCTCCAACCTTAACCTATACCTGCACACTACCTTGGACTGACATTACCGTGGAATTTATTGAGGGACTGCCAAAGTACAAGGGATAGTTATTTGGGTCATAGTTGATTGTTTGACCAAGTGTGGTCACTTCATTGCTCTCACTCACCTCTATACTGCACAAACCTTGGTGCCTGTTTTCTTAGACAACATTTTTAATCTGCATGGATTCCCTGCTACATTACTAGTGATAGAGATCCTATCTTTATCAGTTTCTTCTGGAAAGAATTTCTCTCAACTCAAGGAATTACTCTGCAAACTTCTACTGCCTACCATCCTCAAACTGATAGCCAAAGTGAGGTGCTTAACATGTGCTTAGAGACTTATTTGAGATGCTTTTGTATTGATTCACCTGATGATTGGTCTTCTTTTTTACCTTTATCTGAGTAGTGGTACAACTCATGCCCACACTCCTCCATTAAAACCTCCCTCTTTGACCTTCTATATGGATATCCTCCTCTATTATGCTTGCCCTATCTACTTAGAGATTCTGATTCCACCCTTGTTGAAGACATTATGTTATTAAGGGAATTCAAGTTGCACATGGCCAAATTTCATTTACATAGAGCTCCGCTGAGAATGAAGGGTCAAGTTGATGCTCACAGGTCTGAGAAAGCCTTTCATGTTGGAGATTGGGTGTTTGTCAAGTTGCAGCCTTAGACAATCTACATTGACTGGTTCTCCTTATCATAAGCTAACTTCTCGTTACTTTGGTCCCTATCCTATTGTTGAAAAAGTTGGTGTTGTTGCTTATAAACTCCTGCTGCCACCAGAGGTTCTTATCCATCCCACCTTCTTTCACATCTCTCAGCCCACAATTTTCTATAACCTTTCTTCTGAGATTGTTCATCCTCTGGTCCTTCACCTGACCATCCAGCTCTGTCCATTTTCTGAAGCCATTCTAGCTAGATGTTTGATCAAAAAGGGAAACAAAGTTGTTGTACAATGCCTGATCAAATGGTCCAACTTAGATGTTTCATATGCCACTTGGGAATTAGCCTCTGCACTACGAGCTTGATTTCCAGCTTTCACCCATGAGGACAATGGTGATCTTCATCAGAGGGGTATTGATATACATATCACACCAGCAGCAGACGTGAAAGCTGAgtaggacaacaacaactatttcAGCAAGTCTTGCATTTCAAATTCAAACTCTAATTGTATAAgtaataatttgtaatagcaGGGAACACACTTTTCGAGCTAATACAAATCATTTCCCTCACTTTCTgaattatttcttctcttttcttcttccatttatctcttcttctcttttagtTATTGTTTCATTGCTGTGATcgataccatattggtatcaaaACATTTGAGCATAGCAACTAAAATTACTGGTCATCCTATTGTTCTTTACATTTGGAAAATTCGCCCATTGTTCAACAATCTACATGGTTCattaaaagaacaaaaataaatgctTTTATCATCAACTTTCATAGTTTTTGCTCGTTTCTTCTTGTTATTTTATTCCTGATCCCTTTTTCGAGTTTCTTTCCATCTTGAGGATTTTTTCTCATTCTAACCAAGATTATCGCCATATAATATAGCGCCAATGGGTTGCACTTGCCATACGAAGAAGACGGCCACTATAAGAAATGAAGGCGATGCATGCTTGCTGAAAAGATATGTTATCAAGCCTTACAATTGAAACTACAACGAGCAAAGTTAAATGATACTTGGacctaaataaaaaaagaagctaAATGATGCAATATTTTATTCAATTGATGGCAAATTTTGCACGTGAAAATTAATAATTTTGACTCATTTTTTCTTCAAATGCATTGAACATACCCAATTTGCCGCTTCATTACTTAAAGGGGTATTAGACTCACTTCAAACAGAATCATAGGGGTAAAAATTTGTTTGTAAAATTTAGATATGCAAttgtttttcaagaaaactttaagggataaatatgtattttttttatttactaaGTATTATATCTATTATTGGTTTGATTtaactttttttaatttaatatcgaagcaaatataatatttataaactcaaataTCAAAATTAAATTGAACCGCTAAGATTTATTTTCTGTTTTAACATTAATACTAGAATTATTTGACCCTTAGTTAAACGTTTGGCTCTTAGAAAATGAAGAAACTTTTGATAGAAACACGCCACGTAAAATAGTTTGCCAATGAGTtatgattaaacaaaaaaaaaaagtcattagTAGACACctcttttatcttttattttttcgaataaaaatgcaaaagagcAAAAGAAGCAATAAATTTGAACCAAATGCAAACGAATAAATTCATTCCATATGCAAAATTGTACATACTACAAAAGTGAAACCTCAGTTCTAAACTTCAGCACCGCCCTCCCTAAATTTATCTTCACCGTCACAACGTCGCCGGCGGAACCCTAGAAACGGTCCGAACGTTTTCTCCGACGAGTTAATTGGTAAAAAATGCTGAATCTCTCAATTCTCTTTCACTCTATCGTTTTAACAGTTTATGTCAATTTCGTACTCTCAGTTTCACTGTGGCCAAGTCTAACTGTTGAAATATCGGTCCTCCCAAAATTAAAGTTCATAATTGTTGGCTGCTGTATAACTATAGAGCATTAAATAATTTTTAACAAAattcttctttttaattttatatgcttcagctgaaatttcttttcttgGTTTTGTGCTTTTGCAAGCCTAGTGTTAGCTTCCTATTACATATAGAGTACTTACGAAGTGCATCACTGCTTCGTaatgtaattaaaaaaaaataaagaaaagaagaaggtaTTAAGTAATGGCCCGAAAAATATGATAGGGTCTTAAGGGTTGGGGCGATAAGGTATTAGAATTTACTGCCTACATTGGTGGAGAGTAGTTTAAATGCAAAATGCTCAGACTGAAAAATGTCAAAGCaatgaaccatttttcttaactTCAAGGCTCCGGTATAAAGATAACTTTTCTtggaaaattatttaaaaatatgcgattcatatttgcaaaaacaacatttccttattttttctgatatttctacaatggaGTAGTTCAATGAATTAGAACAAATCAACTGGTTGATGTCTATATCTTTTAGACTTTAGTTAATGGACTCTTAAATCATAATTCAAATATGTGCGGCTGCTCACCACTAGGGTTCGCGCTTGGTACTTTCGTTTCTCTTATTCAGGTAGCTGTTTGAAATTAATGTGTCTTACTGATCATATAAGAGAATAACATGTACGAGGTTCGAAAATCACTACCAATGTGGCTCTGTGGAGTTTGATTATGTTTGCATTCATGGATTGGATTCAGGCCTTATCAAATTGAGTCTACTAGTTGGCAATATTCCTAACCTAGCTCATACATCCTCTGTACTCTTATCATTCTTTCCTGAAGTTAGCGTCTGTTACAAAAAATATGCAGATATGTCAATGAAGTTGACACCTTCCAAGCGGCCGCATGTTTGGAGCCTTGCAGAAACAAATGGCCGAGGGAAGTGGCAGAAATCAGCATCTTTTAGTTCCCAGAAATCACCTCCGAAAGTTCGTATACTATGCCCTGCTTCTAAGATAGATTCCTTTATCGGAGAGGATAGTAGCATAATTTCTCAGATACGAGAGGATACTGGTGCAGAGATTCGAGTTGAGGATAGTGTTGTTGGTTGTGATGAGAGGGTGATAGTTATTGTAGGTTCAGGAAAAGAAGATGAAGTGGGAACCGAACAGCTCCAGGCTGATGTTGAGGGAACTGAAACTAAAGAAAAGGACAGTTGCACTGATGAAAATGGTGATAAGCGTGAGAATAAGGTGTCCCCTCCAGCAGAAAGCTCCAAAACTGAGAAGGAGACAGTATCTATTCAGAAAGCTCTAttcttggtatttgataggaTGATTGAAGGAGGGGTAGAAATGGATGGAGGAGATGAAGAGGGTGATAATTCTTCCTCATTAATTATAAGATTGCTTATACTCTCCAGTCAAGTGGGATCTTTGTTAGGAAAAGGTGGTGGTGTGATAAAGCAGATGTCTTCTGAAAGTGGGGCACAGATACAGGTTCTTCCCAAGGACAAACGACCTTCATGTGCGTCTTCATCTGATGAATTGGTTCAGgtatatttgttgatatttattcatTCATTTTGCGTAAGCATTAATATATATGATCTTCTCAGCTTAGTCATTAACTATCGTCAATGTTATCATCTATACTTCTGAGTTGAATTCGTAATTCAACGCTGTTTTTTTGTGTGCATGCATGTCACAATGTTTTGAAAGGTCTGTGGCTTAATATTGATATAACAGTAGTTTCTATGTTAGAGGTGCTCTGATGAGCTTTGGTGTCAAAGAATGGCCCCTGTATCTATACAATTCGAATTGAATACTCTTCATGCTTGTTGAGTTCATGGTGAATACTGCTTCATCACTATCTCATTCCTGCCTCACGCTTCATAGAGTTGATCATGTGAACAGTGTCTGCTGGTTTATGAAGTACTCTATTGGTCAAATTTTGTCATATATACcagaaatctgaaaagattccttACTGTTATGTCGCAGATTTCTGGGAAGCGTGAGGCAGTTAAAAAAGCTCTCGAAGTCGTTGCTCGACAATTACTTGAGAATTCCTCTTGGGATCAGGATTTTCTCTCTGCTGATGCTGGTGGTCCATCTTCTCAGTCTACTGGCCATCCTCTGTCTAACCAGGAATTGCATCCACCGTCAGCACGTCCTTACCGTGGGCAGGGGCCTCTGTCCTCTGTTGGATCTCGTGATGGGGAAGTTGGTATACCTGGCCGAATGAACCCTATTCCTGACGCCTTGACTTTCAGATTACTTTGTCCGGATGAAAAAGTTGGAGGTATAATTGGAAAGGGAGGAAGTATAATCAAAGCACTTCAGCATG is a genomic window of Nicotiana tabacum cultivar K326 chromosome 16, ASM71507v2, whole genome shotgun sequence containing:
- the LOC107791404 gene encoding RNA-binding KH domain-containing protein RCF3-like, producing MSMKLTPSKRPHVWSLAETNGRGKWQKSASFSSQKSPPKVRILCPASKIDSFIGEDSSIISQIREDTGAEIRVEDSVVGCDERVIVIVGSGKEDEVGTEQLQADVEGTETKEKDSCTDENGDKRENKVSPPAESSKTEKETVSIQKALFLVFDRMIEGGVEMDGGDEEGDNSSSLIIRLLILSSQVGSLLGKGGGVIKQMSSESGAQIQVLPKDKRPSCASSSDELVQISGKREAVKKALEVVARQLLENSSWDQDFLSADAGGPSSQSTGHPLSNQELHPPSARPYRGQGPLSSVGSRDGEVGIPGRMNPIPDALTFRLLCPDEKVGGIIGKGGSIIKALQHETGCQIKVLDGAGDSEDRVIVISGPAHPDDRISLPQDAVLRIQSRIFRAAPENKDNGMVAKLLVFSNQIGCLLGKGGGIIAEMRKSTGAYIRIVGKDQTPKFASENEEVVQVNGDFEKVCEALLQITTRLQNHYFRDAFPSNPGFLDQVTPFPSHMGRREFSPPGMFSNIRPSFHKFDAVGVLPPHGGFHPHDDRPPFMQNFHRPGIPPHISDRMSSSAPWGSQGRGEGGGFPDYVGGPRSIGRFGGGSHPAVITSTTVEVVVPRSVVPAIYGEGGGCLRQICEISDAKVTINDPKPGATETVIIISGTPEQTNAAQSLIQAFVMVETEAA